From Aquificota bacterium, one genomic window encodes:
- a CDS encoding MCE family protein produces MKFSNEAKVGFLVLLFSLGFAFLILTFGEVPFFRPAVKTYKVYFDNVAGLSVGAEVRVAGIKSGKVRSISLRDGKVEVVFELDKDITLYKDAQAEIGTLGLMGDKYLNVYPGSPQAGVLEEGGVITKTLGYADTDKLIKQMTNASENMKLMVETFQLILSENREDIRKVIQNLEALSYNLNLIAMENREALKGAIRNINLLAYNLNRTLPQTIENIDRLAKTLDSMAMENRQDIRETVENLKSLSYSLKSTLPELTTNLNELSKNLNLLVSENKQDIRTTVSNLSELTTSLKESSERLNNILATIERGEGTLGKLVKDEELYRNVVSGVKVFSKAGEVADKTNLNIGFRGELYRGGDSKGILTVKLQPDNEKYYLLEIVGDSRGRVYKEEVLPNQWVVKKEFKPEFTLQYARVFPFFGGTNLVLRGGLKESTGGVGADLLLSERLMITSDLWDFGRKDRPYDKDLKPNLQVGVNYKVGGPLYVRFGGDDLLNSKLRGVFGGVGLMFTDNDLKYLLGGLRLPLP; encoded by the coding sequence ATGAAGTTTTCAAACGAGGCTAAGGTTGGTTTTCTCGTGCTTTTATTCTCTCTTGGCTTTGCCTTCCTTATACTTACCTTTGGTGAAGTGCCGTTTTTTAGGCCGGCGGTAAAAACCTACAAGGTCTATTTTGATAACGTGGCAGGGCTAAGCGTAGGTGCCGAGGTGAGGGTGGCAGGTATAAAGAGCGGCAAGGTAAGGTCTATAAGCCTAAGGGATGGAAAGGTAGAAGTAGTTTTTGAGCTTGACAAAGACATTACCCTATACAAGGATGCCCAAGCAGAAATAGGCACTCTTGGACTTATGGGGGATAAGTATTTGAATGTTTATCCAGGAAGCCCACAGGCTGGTGTGTTGGAAGAGGGGGGAGTTATAACAAAAACCCTTGGCTATGCAGACACAGATAAGCTTATAAAGCAAATGACAAATGCCTCTGAAAATATGAAGCTTATGGTGGAAACTTTTCAACTAATCCTCTCCGAAAATAGAGAGGATATTAGAAAGGTTATACAAAACCTTGAGGCTCTTAGCTATAACCTTAACCTTATAGCCATGGAAAACAGAGAAGCCTTAAAAGGTGCCATAAGAAATATAAACCTGCTTGCTTATAACCTAAACAGAACCTTGCCACAAACCATAGAGAATATAGATAGGCTTGCCAAAACCCTTGACAGTATGGCCATGGAAAACAGGCAAGATATAAGGGAAACGGTTGAGAACCTAAAAAGTTTAAGTTATAGTTTGAAAAGCACGCTACCGGAGCTTACCACAAACCTTAACGAGCTTTCCAAAAACCTCAATCTCTTAGTTTCGGAAAACAAGCAAGATATAAGAACAACCGTTTCAAACCTTTCTGAGCTTACCACATCTTTGAAAGAAAGCTCCGAAAGACTAAACAACATTTTAGCTACCATAGAAAGGGGTGAGGGAACCCTTGGAAAGCTTGTAAAGGATGAAGAGCTATACAGGAATGTGGTTTCTGGTGTAAAGGTTTTTAGCAAGGCTGGAGAAGTGGCGGATAAGACTAACCTCAACATAGGATTTAGGGGTGAGCTTTACAGGGGTGGAGATTCCAAAGGTATACTAACCGTCAAGCTTCAACCGGATAATGAAAAATATTATTTACTTGAGATAGTGGGCGACTCAAGAGGTAGGGTTTATAAAGAGGAAGTGCTTCCAAATCAATGGGTAGTCAAAAAGGAATTCAAACCAGAATTTACTTTGCAGTATGCAAGAGTCTTTCCCTTCTTTGGTGGAACCAACTTGGTTTTGAGGGGTGGCCTAAAGGAATCCACCGGCGGTGTGGGTGCTGACCTTTTACTCTCGGAGAGGCTAATGATAACCTCGGACCTTTGGGATTTTGGCAGAAAGGATAGGCCTTATGATAAGGACTTAAAGCCAAACCTTCAAGTGGGTGTAAATTACAAAGTGGGAGGACCTTTGTATGTAAGGTTTGGTGGGGATGACCTTCTTAATTCAAAGCTGAGGGGTGTGTTTGGTGGCGTGGGCCTTATGTTTACAGATAACGACCTTAAATACTTACTTGGAGGCTTAAGGCTTCCATTGCCTTAG
- a CDS encoding aminopeptidase, producing the protein MYREAIYKLYKVNMDLKESERLLLITDTEKDYLVDLMEDFVDVAGVITRDVKHYIYPSLKGHGKEPPEEVWRLAFGEKAIEKLKEKGLLEKVLFKEDYPEQEVFEILTSYAEDVPNVVVAFPYYSTTHTFFRKALTSAFGCRYASMPLFEPDMFFGPMDVDWNYVASLSQDVADILSEAEWVHIKAEGTDIEFSIKDRKAIADTGLFHQKGQYGNLPAGEAFVAPIETSAFGRLTITYGPDRKLERPITLKFKDGAVEELEGFEPYRHYLEDIFKRHENARFIAEFGVGTNPKAKRPDNVLEAEKILGTIHIAIGDNHSFGGTNKVPFHTDYVVFEPQATVGGKGWQKRLLEKGRLRT; encoded by the coding sequence ATGTACAGAGAGGCCATTTACAAGCTTTATAAGGTTAACATGGACTTGAAGGAGAGTGAAAGGCTTTTGCTCATTACGGACACGGAGAAGGACTACCTTGTGGACCTTATGGAAGACTTTGTGGATGTGGCGGGGGTTATAACAAGGGATGTTAAGCATTACATCTATCCTTCTTTAAAAGGCCATGGGAAGGAGCCGCCAGAAGAGGTTTGGAGGCTTGCCTTTGGAGAAAAGGCAATAGAAAAGTTAAAGGAAAAAGGTCTATTGGAAAAGGTGCTTTTTAAGGAGGACTATCCAGAACAAGAAGTTTTTGAAATACTTACATCCTACGCAGAGGATGTTCCCAATGTAGTAGTTGCCTTTCCATACTACTCAACCACCCATACCTTTTTTAGGAAGGCTTTAACATCGGCCTTCGGCTGTAGATATGCCAGTATGCCCCTCTTTGAACCAGATATGTTCTTTGGCCCTATGGATGTGGATTGGAATTATGTGGCAAGCCTTAGCCAAGACGTGGCAGATATACTCTCGGAGGCAGAGTGGGTGCATATAAAAGCGGAAGGAACGGATATAGAATTTTCCATAAAAGACAGAAAAGCCATAGCGGACACAGGACTCTTCCATCAAAAGGGTCAGTATGGAAACCTACCAGCGGGGGAGGCCTTTGTGGCACCCATTGAAACTTCTGCTTTTGGTAGGCTTACCATAACTTACGGTCCAGACAGAAAGCTTGAAAGGCCTATTACTTTAAAGTTTAAGGATGGAGCGGTGGAAGAGCTGGAGGGTTTTGAACCATACAGGCATTATCTTGAAGATATTTTTAAAAGACATGAAAATGCCCGTTTTATAGCGGAGTTTGGCGTTGGAACTAATCCAAAGGCAAAAAGGCCCGACAATGTGCTGGAAGCAGAAAAGATATTGGGTACAATACATATAGCCATAGGAGACAATCATTCCTTTGGTGGAACCAATAAGGTGCCTTTTCACACCGATTATGTAGTCTTTGAACCACAAGCAACTGTAGGAGGTAAGGGATGGCAAAAGAGGCTTTTGGAGAAAGGCAGGCTCAGGACCTAA
- a CDS encoding Crp/Fnr family transcriptional regulator: MAKEAFGERQAQDLKLELFKKVHLFEDLSNEELKDALKYMQIRTFKRNEYLFFEEEAEPGVYILIDGLIKLLKETHDARIVIVRLVYPGDVFGWIEWGKKAPKNTYTAKAMVDSKTLYISNKDFINLAIKHPAIAIKMTCEATSTLLHSYETLKSIAGGKVEERIAKVLLEIADRIGKKYEDVIVIDAPLTRLDIAEMTGTTVETTIRVMSKWKKQGIINAERGYIEIIKRRELEKLAV, translated from the coding sequence ATGGCAAAAGAGGCTTTTGGAGAAAGGCAGGCTCAGGACCTAAAGCTGGAGTTGTTTAAGAAGGTTCATCTTTTTGAGGACCTATCCAACGAAGAGCTAAAGGATGCTCTTAAATATATGCAGATTAGAACCTTTAAAAGGAACGAATACCTCTTCTTTGAAGAAGAGGCGGAGCCAGGCGTTTATATACTCATAGATGGGCTTATAAAACTTTTAAAAGAGACTCATGATGCAAGGATAGTTATAGTTAGACTTGTATACCCGGGGGATGTGTTTGGCTGGATAGAGTGGGGCAAAAAGGCACCAAAAAACACCTATACTGCAAAAGCCATGGTTGATAGCAAAACCTTGTATATATCCAACAAAGACTTTATAAACCTTGCCATAAAGCACCCGGCCATAGCCATAAAGATGACCTGTGAGGCCACTTCCACATTGCTTCATAGCTATGAGACACTCAAAAGCATAGCTGGCGGAAAGGTGGAGGAAAGGATAGCCAAAGTGCTTTTGGAGATAGCGGACAGGATTGGCAAAAAGTATGAGGACGTTATAGTCATAGATGCACCACTTACAAGGCTTGATATTGCAGAGATGACTGGCACAACGGTGGAGACTACCATAAGGGTTATGAGCAAGTGGAAAAAGCAAGGCATAATAAACGCAGAAAGGGGCTACATTGAGATAATAAAGAGAAGAGAGCTTGAAAAACTTGCAGTATGA
- the glmU gene encoding bifunctional UDP-N-acetylglucosamine diphosphorylase/glucosamine-1-phosphate N-acetyltransferase GlmU — MRALVLSAGLGTRFKSEKPKVMHTILEKPMLWYVLKVLKDLNIPDIALVVGHKAEEIKAYFGEAYQYFYQSNPKGGTGDAVLSAIDFWRDYDGYLLVINGDSPLVKSQTIHNMQRYLHMVEEYENIRLSALLLSAQLPDPTGYGRVVKDQEGNVIKVVEEKDATFEEKLIREVNGGVYLFYCPHLLETLFKVSPSPKTGEVYLTEVFGLMAQAGYKVRSFMAEDPTEILGVNTRWDLAIVENVIRLRILQEWAEKGNTLHQPESLWIGPEVVLEGDVEIYPDVMLKGNTRLGRGVVVGKGSIIENSTVEDGAIVDAYSVVRNSHIKSGAIVGPFAHIRDNSLIGKKSHIGNFVEVKKSYIGENVRAKHLAYIGDATLEDEVNVGAGVVFANFDGKKKYESYVGKGAFIGSNSLIVAPIKIGSYSFIAGGSVITKDVPDGDLAIERSKLRILKGKGKEKLLD, encoded by the coding sequence ATGAGAGCCCTTGTACTTTCCGCTGGTCTTGGCACGCGCTTTAAGAGTGAAAAGCCCAAGGTGATGCATACCATTCTTGAAAAGCCCATGCTTTGGTATGTGCTAAAGGTCCTAAAGGACCTAAACATTCCAGATATTGCCCTTGTGGTGGGACATAAAGCGGAAGAGATAAAGGCTTACTTTGGAGAGGCTTACCAGTATTTTTATCAATCAAACCCAAAGGGGGGAACGGGTGATGCAGTGCTTTCGGCCATAGACTTTTGGAGAGATTATGATGGCTATCTTCTCGTTATAAATGGAGACTCACCCCTTGTAAAAAGTCAAACCATTCACAACATGCAAAGGTATTTACATATGGTAGAAGAGTATGAGAATATAAGATTGAGCGCCCTTTTGCTCTCTGCGCAGCTACCAGACCCTACCGGTTATGGAAGGGTGGTAAAGGACCAAGAAGGGAATGTGATAAAGGTGGTAGAAGAAAAAGACGCCACCTTTGAAGAAAAGCTAATAAGGGAGGTAAACGGAGGAGTATACCTTTTCTACTGCCCACATTTGCTTGAGACCTTGTTTAAGGTTAGCCCAAGCCCAAAAACGGGAGAAGTCTATCTAACGGAAGTCTTTGGCCTTATGGCACAAGCTGGCTATAAGGTTAGAAGCTTTATGGCGGAGGACCCAACGGAGATACTGGGTGTAAATACAAGATGGGACTTGGCTATAGTGGAAAACGTAATAAGGCTTAGAATACTGCAAGAATGGGCTGAGAAGGGCAATACCCTGCACCAGCCGGAAAGCCTCTGGATAGGTCCAGAGGTGGTTTTAGAGGGCGACGTGGAAATATACCCAGATGTGATGCTAAAGGGTAATACAAGGCTTGGTAGAGGTGTGGTAGTTGGCAAAGGGAGTATAATAGAGAACTCCACCGTGGAAGATGGAGCCATAGTAGATGCCTATTCTGTGGTTAGGAATTCTCACATAAAGTCTGGTGCCATAGTGGGACCTTTTGCACACATAAGGGATAATAGTCTTATAGGTAAGAAAAGCCACATAGGCAACTTTGTAGAGGTCAAAAAGTCATACATTGGTGAAAATGTTAGGGCAAAACACCTGGCCTACATAGGAGATGCCACCCTTGAGGATGAGGTAAATGTGGGGGCGGGCGTGGTCTTTGCCAACTTTGATGGGAAGAAAAAATATGAAAGTTATGTAGGAAAAGGTGCCTTTATAGGTAGCAACTCTCTTATAGTGGCCCCTATAAAGATAGGTAGCTACTCTTTTATAGCGGGCGGTTCTGTAATTACAAAGGATGTACCCGATGGCGACTTGGCAATAGAAAGGTCTAAGCTAAGAATACTTAAGGGCAAAGGCAAAGAAAAACTGCTTGACTAA
- the lpxA gene encoding acyl-ACP--UDP-N-acetylglucosamine O-acyltransferase has translation MKKVHPTAVLKGEVELGEDVEIGPYTIIEGKVKIGKGTRIGARVSIRGKVSIGEECKIYDGAIIGEEPQHLRYAGEESEVIVGNRVIIREYVTIHRGTALDKLKTVVEDDVMLMAYAHVAHDCVVRRGVIMANCATLGGHVEVGEYAFIGGLSAVHQWARVGAYAMVGGLSGVSLDIPPYTRASGQHAHLYGINTIGLERRGFSKEVITVLKRVYRTLFRSSMLRSEAIRLVLEEYGKYPEVVRLVEFIKASKRGVARDAGKG, from the coding sequence ATGAAAAAGGTGCATCCAACGGCTGTGCTGAAAGGTGAGGTGGAACTGGGTGAGGATGTGGAGATAGGCCCTTATACCATAATAGAGGGAAAAGTAAAGATAGGTAAAGGCACAAGGATAGGCGCAAGGGTTTCCATAAGGGGAAAGGTCTCCATAGGCGAGGAGTGCAAAATATATGATGGGGCAATAATTGGTGAGGAGCCACAACATTTAAGGTATGCTGGAGAAGAGAGCGAGGTGATTGTAGGCAACAGGGTGATAATAAGGGAGTATGTCACCATCCACCGTGGCACAGCCTTGGATAAGCTAAAAACGGTGGTGGAAGACGATGTTATGCTTATGGCCTATGCCCATGTGGCCCATGACTGTGTGGTAAGAAGGGGTGTGATAATGGCCAACTGCGCCACCTTGGGCGGTCATGTGGAGGTGGGAGAATATGCCTTTATAGGTGGACTGTCTGCTGTGCATCAATGGGCAAGGGTGGGAGCCTACGCCATGGTGGGAGGCTTGTCGGGAGTTTCCTTGGATATTCCACCATACACCAGGGCCTCCGGCCAGCATGCCCACCTTTATGGCATAAACACAATAGGCCTTGAAAGAAGGGGCTTTAGCAAAGAGGTTATAACGGTGCTAAAAAGGGTCTATAGGACACTCTTTAGAAGTTCTATGCTAAGGTCTGAGGCCATAAGGCTTGTGCTTGAAGAATATGGTAAATACCCAGAGGTGGTAAGGCTTGTGGAGTTTATAAAGGCTTCCAAAAGAGGCGTAGCAAGAGATGCTGGCAAAGGGTAA
- a CDS encoding nicotinamide-nucleotide amidohydrolase family protein: MKVGLCEDLKVEGLIARTIGLEGLEGYKQIRWIGGVDVILKSQEELEEFLAKYGEYVYAVGREEMEEVVGRLLKERGLKLATAESCTGGLLSARIVNVPGSSAYFVGGFVVYANELKTRLLSVEEEAIKRYGAVSEEVCRQMAVGALEETDADISLAITGISGPEGGTVDKPVGLTYIGLATDREVIVKRFLFNGGRNENRFLATQWALEMLRQYLLKGG; this comes from the coding sequence ATGAAGGTTGGCTTGTGTGAGGATTTAAAGGTAGAAGGCCTTATAGCAAGGACCATAGGCCTTGAAGGGCTTGAAGGCTATAAGCAAATAAGGTGGATAGGTGGCGTTGATGTAATTTTAAAAAGCCAAGAGGAGCTGGAGGAATTTTTGGCAAAATATGGTGAATACGTTTATGCCGTAGGAAGGGAGGAGATGGAGGAGGTGGTAGGAAGGCTTTTGAAAGAGAGGGGCTTAAAGCTTGCCACTGCGGAGAGCTGTACGGGGGGTTTGCTTTCTGCGAGGATAGTCAATGTGCCAGGTTCTTCTGCCTACTTTGTAGGCGGTTTTGTGGTATATGCCAACGAATTAAAGACTAGGCTTTTGAGCGTGGAAGAGGAAGCCATAAAAAGGTATGGAGCGGTCTCCGAGGAGGTTTGCAGGCAAATGGCCGTGGGAGCCCTTGAGGAGACGGATGCAGACATTTCCCTTGCCATAACGGGTATATCGGGCCCGGAGGGCGGCACCGTAGACAAGCCCGTGGGATTAACCTACATAGGCTTAGCCACCGATAGAGAGGTAATAGTAAAAAGGTTTCTTTTTAATGGTGGTAGGAATGAAAACCGTTTTTTGGCTACCCAATGGGCCCTTGAGATGCTAAGGCAATACCTTTTGAAGGGAGGATAG